From the genome of Branchiostoma floridae strain S238N-H82 chromosome 8, Bfl_VNyyK, whole genome shotgun sequence:
CTTCGATGACAGAGAGAAGCCTGTGATGATTTCAACTAACCATTCGATTGGTATGCATTTCCTGTCCATCTCAGTTGTGATGGGGACCCTCCGACCGGTGAACCTCCAACAGAAGGACCGTGTGACGAGTCGGTCCCGTGCAACCTACTTGAAGATCAGAGCGGCCCGTTTGCTGTATGCCATGATGTTGTAGATCCTGGTCCTTATCTGAAAACCTGCGTCTTCGACACATGTGCACTGCCGCAAGGAGACTTCCTTTGCGCTAATCTAGAGGCATATTATGACGCCTGTATACGCGCAGGCGTGTCTCGTTTCTCTTGGCGAACAGCAGACCTTTGTCGTAAGTTCTGTTCTCAGACTCAAGCCATTAAGTTGTTTGGGTCTTACAGACTTGTCGATTTCTCTATTTCGTAAATTTGATAGTTGAAGTTCTGCTTCCCTAACATCCAAGAGCTGTAATGAACTATTTCATTTTCGGTAGCTATGGAGTGCCCAGCAAACAGCGCGTACTCTACATGCACAAGCGCCTGCCCTGCGACCTGCGTGAACCCCAGCGCCCCGGACAACTGCAACCTTCCCTGCGAGGAAGGCTGCGAGTGCGATGAAGGCTACGTGCTAAGTGGACAGGAATGCGTACTTCAAACGAACTGCNNNNNNNNNNNNNNNNNNNNNNNNNNNNNNNNNNNNNNNNNNNNNNNNNNNNNNNNNNNNNNNNNNNNNNNNNNNNNNNNNNNNNNNNNNNNNNNNNNNNNNNNNNNNNNNNNNNNNNNNNNNNNNNNNNNNNNNNNNNNNNNNTAGACACACAATATATTTCAGCTCTGTAACAAATAAGATGGTCTCATTGTACCTCCTTTAAAAAACTAAATTTCCGGTGATGAAGAGAGGTTGGTAGAAGTAGTTTTCAAGAAGACATTGATGCGGTAATGACAGTTCCACATTATATAAACTTTAATAGGCATATCTTAGATTGTTGATGCGTGCTAAAGTTGTTATCCTTTTCACCATTTCAGCTAGGAGATGTGTGGCAAGATGACGGTGAGATGTGTGAATGCCTTGCAGAAGACACGATCGTCTGTGAAGGTAAGATTACTTAAAAAGATTAATAAAGATTGCAAAATTAGCCGCTAATTATTCAATAATATGACATTATTTTGCTGTATGAGATTTCGAAGGCTTGCTGGTTGATAAACATAATGGAAGTTGTGCTCATATCAGTAGTTGAACGAGTTTTAAAATGATGAACAGAGGATACTCATAACCATGGACAACATGACTCTCAATATGTTCCGTTTTTTAGGATTAACCCGGACAGACCTGTGTGCAAGGCCAGGTAGGTATTAACACTCATTGCTGTGATGATACAACGTATTTTTttgatcttttgaactggatgtgctatggtcttgatttttggatggcagagagcttatgttacttttttatgccaccggaggaatctgcttggagattagtatatTTGATAGTATATTAGTATTAGTATATTAGTAGGttgctctgaaactgcaggggcattttctTGGTCAAAATCTtgtaaggaggataactgaagaagggaatggcaaatttacatgacatttggtatgtaggtagcttagacagagatgcacatcatgaagtgcaaattatgcaaactgattcttaatttgcatattaaatgaggaaaatttgtatttgcagtgtttccttaAGATAATTCAAATACACgcaacatatgtagtttgtgacaggtggaacattatcagataccaattatgcaaataagaccttcatttgcataactaatgcaAAAGGGCCATAATTCATGGATGTTGTAATATAAATGAGTGTAGTAACCAGCGTAGGTTATTNNNNNNNNNNNNNNNNNNNNNNNNNNNNNNNNNNNNNNNNNNNNNNNNNNNNNNNNNNNNNNNNNNNNNNNNNNNNNNNNNNNNNNNNNNNNNNNNNNNNNNNNNNNTCTAACGAGAGTGTATGGTAAGATGATTGTATagagtgtatatatatatgtgtgtgtgtgtgcacggtGGCGTGTGTGTGTCAGGAAAACTCTGTCAAGAATGTCCCAAAGTGCATCAATCACGTGGGTTTTGCTTAATTAACAAGTTTTATATTTCACATGTGGCTTTCACATCATTTAACGTGTTTATCGCTGTCATACATGGGGGTAAAGGTCTTGAAAGCTTTGTGATAGTGTCTTtcttaatcatcatcataatctaCGCGCACTTCATAATCCAAAGTGACAGGACTGTATCAATTTCATATAAAAAGCAAGCATGTTACCAGCATTGCTGTTTGAGATTCTTGTTACACTAGACGTATGTATGACTAGCACCCTAACAATGACAATATTCTAAACATGTATTATATGTGTTTGCCTAGCGAGAGGAATTTGCCGCGCATGCGGAGATCCACACGTCACGATGTTCGACGGAAAGCGTCATCACTTCCAAGGCCCGTGTAGATACACATTCGCCAAGGACTGTGGGGACAGCAGCGACTTCACCGTGGAAGTACAACACGTGCCCGTACCCCATAGGCCAGTTGTGTCCGTTGTGCGTGAGGTGTACGTGATAGCACACAGGTACGAAATCGGAATTCACCAAGGAAATGATGTGACGGTAAGCTATAagatacattgtttttttttgctgaagGGAAGTTTGTGATGGCGTTTGTGGAGGCACCTTGTATATATAGTCACCAAGTCACCTGAGATAACCAATGAGCACTATTTACCAGTCTTTATGCAAAACCAATGTAttacaagagttcggagacctcatatctccatgaacaCCTATAAATAACCTATGCTggtcactatgttgattgtccaatcatttaccacatcAATGAATTATGTCActtccacattaattatgcaaattagggacttatttgcataattggagTCTGCTAATGTTCCatctgccacaaactacatataacatgtatttgagttctataaaggaaacactgcgaatacagattttcctcattaagtatgcaaattaggtgtcagtttgcataatttccaCTTTctgatgtgcatctctgtctaagctacctacacaCCACATATCATCTAAATGTGTCGTTTTCTTcctcagttatcctccttagaagattttgacaaaaatgccctagcagttccagagcaacctgctagggggccaaaatataacCACATATTCATTATGTCACACGCTATCTACCATCCAAAAATTAAGGCCATAGCatatccagttcaaaagatccaaaaaacgaatttctgctgcagtaccaaggtcacataccagggggcccaaattgaccttaacctttgtcttcccaacacctacccttataccaaatattattgcaATCCATCGAGAGGTTCTTGAGATATGCTCACaacaaaaatccggacacagagacagacacacagacagacagacaggcagacagacagacagacacacccaaaactatatctccatttttcatggatatAATAAGTGTATTCTTAGCAGCAGAGagtcattttcaaaaagggataTTGTTAGCGTCCTTGCAATATAGTTTAAATGTATTAGGTATGTCAGTGCTGCTTTTACAAGTCATCTAAGATGCCCTATTTCTATGGAAAGGTGAATGGAGGGCTGTACTCGGTTCCCTTCTCCCTGGCCATGGACAAGATTGAGGTCAGGTACAGCGGTATATGGGTTCACGTGCGGTTGGTAGAGTACTGCGTGGACATCTTCTACAACGGGCGTCACTGTGTGAAGGTGAGTACGTTACTGACCGGCAATTCCCCATTCTGACAAGTTGCATGTCGTTGACATGTCTAATTGAtaatagtacattgtatcattgGCTTTTCAGTAAATTATCTTATCTGGGTAGCTATCAATAATGGCTTCTTTTAAACACTGCTACAGGTGACGGTTACTCCTTACTACTGGGGTAGGATGTGTGGACTTTGCGGTAACTACAACAGCGACATGACCGATGACTTCATGATGTCAGACCTGATGACCATCGCGCCGAACTGGAACGATTTCGGACATAGCTGGCTGGTCGAGGACGAAGACGATGAGAAGTGAGTTCTATGGCTATATGAAACATGGCGATATGTTCTATTTGCCAATTTGATACGCTATgtaaaattaacatttccaCAATTGACAAATGTAAGAAGGAAAGAATGGGCCAATATCGTTTAGTTGACTTTACGCCAAGAATATAGCATTCTATTTCAAATCACTCATACACatattcgagcccataacactaaggaagccacacggcgaaacatgtttgttgtgtgttggttcgactaaagttcctaaacggggaacatgcggctccagcttcttttctgaagatgtggcgtaagtgttaacggttggcttgaggttatcCTTCTCGACATAATCCACTCATACACGGTGCGTTCGTCAAGAATCCTTAGAATATATTGATGAGGTATAATATCTGCATCCGTAAAGCTGTCAGACTGAGTGGGTTTAGAACCTTACAGGCACGGGTCTTGCAAATCTTTTACTAAGATCACTACGTACCTGTAATCACTGTCCTACCTTTTTTACCAACGTGTTTCCATGATGTAATGGCATTTTCTGCCTGCCTCAGatgtggaggaggaggaggaggcccCGGTCCGTGTCCACCAGACTTGCTGGCAGCTGTGTCGGCAGATGACATTTGCGGGCTCATTTCAGACCCTAACGGTCCGTTTGCTGCGTGCCATGCCGCTGTAAAGCCTCGGGATTTCTATAACGACTGCGTCTTCGACATGTGTGCACAGAACGGAGATATCGTGGGCCTCTGTGAGAACCTGGAGGCATACGCTGACGCCTGTAAGGACGCCGATGTGGCCATTACTTGGCGTACTCCAACCCTTTGCCGTAAGTTCGATTCTCATGCTCGATCTATGCTGTGGTCTAAACAGGTTTTTAGCGTCATATTTTGTAGAACGGTTATATTTTGGGATATTAAGGTCTGCATAGCTGTTTTTACACTTATTTATCTCATGTACATTGACTTATATATTATGCATTATGGATTCATTTCTGCTTGATGTTTCATATTTCCttgttgaataaaaaataaacataaaactaaACCAAGAATAAAGTCTGTAGAGCTAAACTACATATGTTCTCATTTTTTACAGCCTTGCCGTGTCCACCTAACAGCCATTACAACCCATGCGCAAGTCCCTGTCCTGCGACCTGCCAGGATCCGGACGCTCCAAACAATCCGTGTATCACAGTCTGTGTAGAATGCTGCGAGTGCGATCCCGGGTACGTCATGAGCGGACTTCACTGTGTCCCACTAGAGGAGTGCGGCTGCACTGACCCTGACACTGGCCGTTATTACGAGGTCAGTACACATTGATGTACTACAGTGACATTGTTGCGTATCTACGTGCCTAACTACGTAcggcctatgtcacatttccctACCGGGGCCCAGCTTTCAGGAactaaaagtatgatataaaagtcaCAAAACAAACTACATAATACGCAAAGagaatattttaaaaaaattaaagtttgcccatacatctacagatgcgtagggtggcgcccatctccacttcgaagcccttgggccactcatttaagtcactacagcagggggctggtccgctggtaatgatgtgtgtttaacttccatgctcttcctcattagtgctgagtgctaagcagagaaagcagcatgtaccatttttagagtctttagtatgactcggccggggatcaaactcacgacctacatgtactgaatgcaaggcaaacactctacccattcGGTCATTGCACCGGTttgagaatagtcgtgggcattatttgtgtacatttttacatatatatttctattttccgtttccaccggcccgaccgggccccggtttggaaatgtgacgtaggccttagtcACTTGCCAATGAGGCTTTTGCGTAACTATGTGTTGAGGGAAATTCATCGTGAATGCCTTCGTGTCATAACCGTTACTATTTTGATGGTTATGAAGAGCTTATGAAGTGATACATGACGTTAATAATGGATATGGAAGGTTTTAAATCTTGAATCTTACTAAAACAGTCAGTAGCAGTTAAAatttcatgctacgtgatgatGTCTGGAAATAAACCCATTATCATTTATCTTTTCCACCTGGAAATATTCATTAAGGTGCGTCAGCTGATTTTAttgcatttctttttttcacttttagcTCGGAGAAACCTGGGTAGAGGACGGTAAACGCTGTATTTGCAGAGAAAACAACACAATTATCTGCAAAGGTACGTGATGCTGGTTTGAGTCCTACAGCAGTGCATCAGAATATGCTTCATCATTTATTTTACAGTTTGATACCTGAGCAACTCTACAGGCATGATAACACATAACTGTCGTATGTATATTACATGTTCTTTGTTTACAGTTAGCTTCTTCCAGATAGATTTATCGCTGTGATATTTGAACCTAACAATGTCTCTAATGCAGTGTCTCTAACTATCATGCAGGATGTTCCTTTGACATCGTCTTCATACTGGACCGTTCTTCAAGTATTGGACCGTACGGGATGTACATCGCCCAGAAATACATCGCGCATATCATCAAATGCCTGTATGGCCTGGATGTAGACGTAAGACGTAGTCCACTGTGTTGTAATCCTAAATTTTAGCTATTGCAGAAGTTAAGCGCTTGCAAGCCTCGTCGGTTAAGATGGCTGTTACTCATAATTGATACACTCTTGGCTTACATATCAAGTAGGATCAGTAGGATCATGATTTTATGCGTTAGATAGTGAGAAAGGAATCCTGTGACAAATTAGACTACTGCACTTTCAACTTACAAGTACTATGAGTGCCTAACCACTTTGACACAAATGTATATATGACTCAAGTACATTTTCAACCTGACATTTGTCAtttcatttgaaatattctacaaAATAATACGTCATTGTTGTTGCTTGTATAGGTCGGGTACATTGTGTTTGACTGCATATCGAAGTGGCTGATCTCTCTGGGACTCTACAACGTGGACACAACTGCTCTCATCCCAGAAATCAAGGCTGCTGAGTTCACTGGAGGGGAGAGCCGAGCTGGGCATGCCATTTATCATATGATGTGTACGGTAAGAGCGTTATTTGCTCATCTTCTAGCTTTGTATATTGTCTATGATGTGGTCTTGTCCTCTTGAGAGACTGGGACGGAAATGTGTGTGTTATTTTGCATTTAGTGACCTTATTTTTGATATAGAAAAGAGTTAATCGgattgtttattattttttatatgtatgtttcatttAAATAGTAAATATATATGTTATTTTACACTGTCTTGTTCTGTCTGTTCCAGGCCAATTACCGAAATGGAATCCCCAGTGCGGCTGTTGTACTGACAGATGGTATTGCGTATAAAGAGGTAGTTACAATAAATCTAATTTCTAGCTGTTAGGTAATGTTAAGATGTGATTTCCGCATCCCAGAAAGCATATATCAAATTCACTTTGAACTCAGTCATTATCTTCTGAATCAATAAAAAGGTGTAGATATTTCTTAGATCTGTCATCTTATCAGTCCATAATGAGTCTTGGTTACGCTAATATGATGAGGTAAAACAATCTGATCTGATTACGTTTGATAACCACACCGTTCAAACATCTAACTCGACGAGCGAATCAGGTCAAACTCACTTTATCTAGTTTTTGGCTGTCATCTGGCTCACTGCGCGCGtgttatttacctttgtaatcagcatagtcagtggcaacaaacacggcgtacttatgcgtAACAAGGTCAGCAAAAAATCTGTGCCATCTTAGGGCACGAACCATTTAAGGGCAGCCCCCGTTATATACATGTCTGAATTATCATCCTTATTTGAAAGATGAAGATGGAGATTggagatgaatttcactttataatggaatgttccagatacgctattttacgtaatgaattattcacttcgctcgaatcaagtacaatagattgtgtaatagttgttgttttaattgctgtacattgtaccgtgtacaattgtcgtgcaataaagttcttctttttcTAAGTAGACGCCCGTAAAATACAGACCAGTCAGGAATACCCGGATTGATCTCACATTAATATTGTCACAGCCCAGGTGTGACATAAAGTCTTTTTCTAAAAGAAATACCTGTTATATTAATTTATTTTGTTCTTATCAACTTACTAGTACCCGAGCAACCTGTATGAAATCCAGTCCGACGCAGCAAGGGCAATGGGTATTGAGTTGTACGCTGTGGCGGTTGGAAGAGACCCCCTCTTCAACTTCAATGGGCTTGCGAACATCGCGGGTGGCTCAGACCGTGTGTTCGACCGTTACAGTTGCTGCGCTCTTGCCATCAGGCTGATGGAAGACTTATGTGGTATGTATAGGTTTAAAAGATGACAATCTGATCAATGACTCTCTTTCTCTTTGAGACGGCATTGTTTggccttgtgttttttttgtgccA
Proteins encoded in this window:
- the LOC118421590 gene encoding mucin-6-like; this translates as MCECLAEDTIVCEGLTRTDLCARPARGICRACGDPHVTMFDGKRHHFQGPCRYTFAKDCGDSSDFTVEVQHVPVPHRPVVSVVREVYVIAHRYEIGIHQGNDVTVNGGLYSVPFSLAMDKIEVRYSGIWVHVRLVEYCVDIFYNGRHCVKVTVTPYYWGRMCGLCGNYNSDMTDDFMMSDLMTIAPNWNDFGHSWLVEDEDDEKCGGGGGGPGPCPPDLLAAVSADDICGLISDPNGPFAACHAAVKPRDFYNDCVFDMCAQNGDIVGLCENLEAYADACKDADVAITWRTPTLCPLPCPPNSHYNPCASPCPATCQDPDAPNNPCITVCVECCECDPGYVMSGLHCVPLEECGCTDPDTGRYYELGETWVEDGKRCICRENNTIICKGCSFDIVFILDRSSSIGPYGMYIAQKYIAHIIKCLYGLDVDVGYIVFDCISKWLISLGLYNVDTTALIPEIKAAEFTGGESRAGHAIYHMMCTANYRNGIPSAAVVLTDGIAYKEYPSNLYEIQSDAARAMGIELYAVAVGRDPLFNFNGLANIAGGSDRVFDRYSCCALAIRLMEDLCVACDVSSDLFFVLDGSGSVGPDNFETVKQFVVDVVSAFTISLTDTRVGVVQYSDFNTLACNLGDHPDEASFVTAINTMQYQGGGTATGDAMEYARVKLQAVWRPAPTPRIMIVLTDGKSGDDVVAAAQALAADGVTVYAIGVANFDTAELLEITNGNQDRVIELKDYTALTASINSIIRALCKGTI